One candidate division WOR-3 bacterium DNA window includes the following coding sequences:
- the rpsG gene encoding 30S ribosomal protein S7 — MGRRRRATIRKIQPDPKYNSVLVSKFINNLMWDGKKTIAQKIFYGAIERIEKITKEDGLAVFERALNNVKPVLEVRPRRVGGATYQIPMEVRPNRKESLAIKWIIQAARERPEYRMEERLAQEIIAASRNEGNAIKKKEEVHKMAEANKAFAHFRW, encoded by the coding sequence CCCCAAATATAACAGTGTCCTGGTGAGCAAGTTTATAAACAATCTGATGTGGGACGGTAAAAAGACGATTGCCCAGAAGATTTTTTATGGGGCGATTGAAAGAATTGAGAAGATAACGAAAGAAGATGGCTTGGCGGTTTTTGAGAGGGCGTTGAATAATGTGAAACCAGTGCTTGAGGTCCGGCCGCGCCGGGTGGGTGGCGCTACTTACCAGATTCCGATGGAGGTAAGGCCCAACCGGAAGGAAAGTCTGGCAATTAAATGGATAATCCAGGCAGCGAGAGAACGTCCTGAGTACCGGATGGAAGAAAGACTTGCCCAAGAAATAATTGCGGCAAGTCGGAACGAGGGTAATGCGATAAAGAAGAAAGAAGAAGTCCACAAGATGGCCGAAGCGAATAAAGCCTTTGCCCATTTCCGATGGTAA